Proteins encoded by one window of Antechinus flavipes isolate AdamAnt ecotype Samford, QLD, Australia chromosome 4, AdamAnt_v2, whole genome shotgun sequence:
- the PITPNA gene encoding phosphatidylinositol transfer protein alpha isoform, translating to MVLIKEYRVILPVSVDEYQVGQLYSVAEASKNETGGGEGVEVLVNEPYEKDGERGQYTHKIYHLQSKVPTFVRMLAPEGALNIHEKAWNAYPYCRTVITNEYMKDDFLIKIETWHKPDLGTLENVHKLEPDVWKHVETVFIDIADRSQVLSKDYKQEEDPAKFKSIKTGRGPLGPNWKKELANQKDLPYMCAYKLVTVKFKWWGLQNKVENFIQKQEKRLFTNFHRQLFCWLDKWVELTMDDIRRMEDETKRQLDEMREKDPVKGMTADD from the exons TACCAGGTAGGACAGCTGTATTCAGTGGCAGAGGCCAGTAAGAATGAAACTGGTGGTGGTGAAGGCGTGGAAGTCCTGGTAAATGAGCCCTATgagaaggatggagagaggggCCAGTATACCCACAAGATCTACCACTTACAGAG CAAAGTACCGACATTTGTTCGTATGCTGGCCCCAGAGGGAGCCCTGAATATCCATGAAAAAGCGTGGAACGCCTACCCCTACTGTAGAACAG TTATTACA AATGAATATATGAAAGATGACTTCCTGATTAAAATTGAAACCTGGCACAAACCTGACCTTGGAACACTGGAAAAT GTGCACAAACTGGAGCCAGATGTATGGAAACACGTGGAAACCGTTTTTATAGATATCGCAGATCGGAGCCAAGTGCTTAGCAAG GATTACAAGCAAGAAGAAGATCCGGCAAAGTTTAAATCCATCAAGACAGGCCGGGGACCACTGGGTCCCAATTGGAAG AAAGAATTGGCAAATCAGAAAGACTTGCCGTACATGTGCGCCTACAAACTGGTAACCGTCAAGTTCAAGTGGTGGGGCCTCCAGAACAAAGTGGAAAACTTTATACAGAAG CAAGAGAAGCGTCTGTTTACAAATTTTCACCGGCAGCTGTTCTGTTGGCTCGATAAGTGGGTTGAGCTGACTATGGATGACATTCGCAGGATGGAAGATGAGACCAAGAGACAGCTGGATGAG aTGAGAGAAAAAGACCCCGTGAAAGGAATGACAGCAGATGACTAA